Genomic window (Saccharothrix australiensis):
GAGGTGGCGGCCGGTGACGGTGCCGGCGGCGCGCAGCCCCTCGACGGTGCCCTCGAAGCACACCGCGCCGCCCGCCGTGCCCGCGCCGGGCCCGAGGTCGACGACGTGGTCGGCGATCGCGATCGTCTCCGGCTTGTGCTCCACGACGAGCACCGTGTTCCCCTTGTCCCGCAGGCGGAGCAGGAGGTTGTTCATCCGCTGGACGTCGTGCGGGTGCAGGCCGACGGTGGGCTCGTCGAAGACGTAGGTGACGTCGGTGAGCGACGAGCCGAGGTGGCGGATCATCTTGACGCGCTGCGCCTCGCCGCCCGACAGCGTGCCCGCCGGCCGGTCCAGCGAGAGGTAGCCCAGTCCGATCTCCACGAACGAGTCGAGCGTCCGCAGCAGCGTCGCCAGCAGCGGCGCGACCGACGGCTCGTCGAGGCCGCGCACCCACTCGGCCAGGTCGCTGATCTGCATCGAGCAGGCGTCGGCGATGCTGGTGCCGCCGATGCGCGAGGACCGGGCCGCCTCGCTCAGCCGCGTGCCGTCGCACTCGGGGCAGGTGGTGAAGGTGACCGCCCGGTCGACGAACGCCCGGATGTGCGGCTGGAGCGCTTCGGGGTCCTTGGACAGGAACGACTTCTGCACCTTCGGGATCAGGCCCTCGTAGGTGAGGTTGACGCCGTCGACCTTGACCTTGACGGGTTCCTTGTGGAGGAAGTCGTGCAGCTCCTTCTTGGTGTACTCGCGGATCGGCTTGTTCGGGTCGACGAAACCCGACTCGGCGTAGACCCGCACGGTCCAGAAGCTGTCGGACTTCCAGCCGGGGATGGTGATCGCGCCCTCGGCGAGCGACTTGGAGTCGTCGTAGAGCTGGGTGAGGTCGAGGTCGGTGACGGTGCCGCGGCCCTCGCAGCGCGTGCACATGCCGCCGGTGCGGTTGAAGGTCTCCTTCACGGCCTTGGTCCTGGCGCCGCGCTCGACGGTGATCATGCCGCTGGCCCGGACCGAGGCGACGTTGAACGAGTACGCGCTGGGCGGCCCGATGTGCGGCTGCCCGAGCCGGCTGAAGAGGATGCGCAGCATCGCGTTGGCGTCGGTGGCGGTGCCGACGGTGGAGCGGGGGTCCGCGCCGAGCCGCTGCTGGTCGACGACGATCACGGTGGTGAGGCCGTCGAGCACGTCGACCTCGGGCCGCGCCACCGTCGGCATGAAACCCTGGACGAAGGCGCTGTAGGTCTCGTTGATCATGCGCTGGGACTCGGCGGCGATGGTGCCGAACACCAGGGAGCTCTTGCCCGAGCCGGAGACGCCGGTGAACACCGTGAGGCGGCGCTTCGGGATCTCGACGCTGACGTCCTTGAGGTTGTTCACCCGCGAGCCTTGCACGCGGATCATGTCGTGGCTGTCGGCGAGGTGCGGCGCGGGCGACGACGTGTCCGTCCTCTTGGGCATGTTGCTCCTGTGTTGGATGGCCGCGACTCCGTCGCGGCGGCTCGGCCGCCATTTTGGTCGGGCCGTCGCGCCTGATTTCCCGTCGATCGAAGAGCGTGATCGACGGGAAATCAGGCGCGACAACCCGACGCGGCCTCGCGTGGGGGCTCGGCCTTGTCATCGGAGGAGGCGAGGGCGAGGGTGGCGGGTGTGGAGGGTGGCGCTGGTGTGGAGGGTGGCGTGGGTGTGGAGGGTGGAGCGGGTGGGTGGGGAGGGGGGTTCAGGACAGTTGTTGGATGCGGATCAGGTTGCCGGCCGGGTCGCGGAAGGCGCAGTCGCGCACGCCGTAGGGCTGGTCGGTCGGTTCCTGCACGACCTCCGCGCCGCCGGCCTGGAGGCGGTCGAAGACGCCTTCGAGGTCCTTGGTGGCCAGGTTGACGCCGGCGAAGGTGCCCTTGGCCATCATCTCGGTGATGGTGCGGCGCTCGTCCTCGGTGATGCCGGGGTCGGCGGCCGGCGGGTGCAGGACGATCGACGTGTCGGGCTGGCCGACGGGGCCGACGGTGATCCAGCGCAGGCCCTCGTAGCCGACGTCGTTGCGGACCTCGAAGCCGAGGGTGTCGCGGTAGAAGGCGAGGGCCGCGTCGGGGTCGTCCTGCGGGAGGAAGCTGGAGTGGATGGTGATGTCCATGCCGGTCAGGTTAGGTGGGCCGGCGGAGGGTCGCTTCTCGATTCCTGATCGGTCTGGTGACCTGTTTCGAGACGCAGGACGGCATGCCCGCCGTCGCCCCCGCGGCCTGGTCGCGGTAGGTGCTGGGCGGCACGCCGACCAGTTCGGTGAAGCGGGTGCTGAAGGTGCCCAGCGACGAGCAGCCGACCGCGAAGCAGACCTCCGTGACGCTGAGGTCGCCCCGGCGCAGCAATGCCATCGCGCGCTCGATGCGCCGCGTCATGAGGTATCCGTACGGCGACTCGCCGTAAGCGCGTCGGAACTGGCGGCTGAGGTGGCCGGCCGACATGTTCACGCCGCGCGCGAGGGCTTCCACGTCGAGCGGCTGCGCGTACTCCCGGTCGATCCGGTCACGGACCCGACGCAACCGTGCGAGGTCGCCGAGGCGGTGCGCCGCTGCGGGTTTGCTGGTCACGTGCGCGATCGTGCCACATGCGGCTGTATGGAGTAGCGCGGTTGCCTGCCCGAGGTGGTGAGCTGGGTCTCCGCCGTTGCGGCTGCCGTCTCCGCGTGCGGCGGAAGCACTGCGGCCACCCGGGTGCCCTCGGGTGGCCGCGGCGCTTCGGTGCGGAACGTCGCCGGTGGCTACGTGAGCTGCACCCAACCGGCCTGGAGGTCGCCTTCCTCCCCCGACAGCTGCCCGTCGGATGACGGCGACGCGGGTGCCGGAGAGCCGGACGTCGGCGACCGTGGTGATCTGCCGGATTCACCCGGCGATGTCGTCGGTGCGCGTCTGGGTGCCGTTGTGGCGGGTGGACGTCTCGCTCAGGCCGCCGGCCTGCGACGACCGGCTGGTGACGGCGACGAGTCCACCGCGCGGGACGACGGTCGTGACGTCCACGACGTGCTCGCCGGGCTGGTCGAGCACGGTTCGCCCGATCGTGGCGGTGGTGGGCTGCTTCGGCGCGGTGCCGGGTCGGACGGGGTCGTCGGCGAAGCACGACACGGCGGTCACCACCCACTGCGGCGCGACCAGCGCGCCGCTGCATGCCCGGCCACCGGTCTCGGGGCGGCCGATGGAGAACTCGGCGGTGAACGGGAAGGCCGCGCTCGCGTCGCCGGGACCACCGACGGGGTGTGCGGCGGGCGCGGTCAGGAGCGCGCCCGCGGTGATCGCGGTGACCAGCACACCGGTGGTCCGCACCGGGCGACGGCGGAGGGATCCCATGGGAATCTCGGAACTCTTCTGCGGCAGGGTGGTGGTGTCCGCCCGCACGTCGCGACCCGCCGGTGCGGGCCGGTCGACGTGCGAGGGCAGCACCGGGCGCGCCCGCGGTGGGCGAGCGGTCGGTGGGCGGGCGGGACCAGGCGCGCCGGCAGATCGAACTCCGCGACGACCGCCACACCCCGACCGCGTCCCGGACGTGACCACCGGGCGCGCGTCCCGCACCCGACGGCCCGCGCGACCGGGCCGGGCCTGCCGGCCCGGCGGTGACCCCGGACCGGCACGCGGGCGGTGGTGCGGAAAACCCGTTGGCGGACACGGGGGCCGGTGGGTAGTGTCCGCCGCGTCAAACCGTGAACTCGTGGGCTCGACGCCCTGGAAAGCAGATGATGTATGTCCTGGCATTGGCCGAGTGCGTCCCGCCATCGCACCTCGGCCGGGTCCTGTCGCTGACCGCTCACGCGTGTCGGCTTTCCCGGCGTCGTCGGGTGCGGCTTCGGGCTGCCCGTCTTCCCTGACGCGGCCGCCCACCGCGGGCGAGGACCGCTCGGCCCCTCCGGCCTTCGACCGTACGAAGTACGAGATCCGGCTAGGAGAGTTCCGGGTGTCCAACACCGACAAGAACAGCAACCCGTCCCACTCCGGTGTGCGCACGGAGACCTTCGCCTGCGTGTGGTGCGGGCTGACGGTCGCCGCGGCGGCTCCCGACGGCAGGCGGCGCAACCACTGCCCGAGCTGCCTGCACTCGCGGCACGTCCACGACCACGTCGAGGACGGGCCGTCCGAGTGCCAGGCGCGGATGGCGCCCATCTCGATCGCGGTGCTGCGCAACGGCGACTGGAAGGTCATCCACCGCTGCACGCGCTGCGACGAGCTGACCGCGAACCGGGTGCACGGCGACGACAACCAGCTCATCCTGATGCGGCTGGCCGTCCGCCCGCTGGCGCAACCGCCGTTCCCGCTGGAGGTTTTCGGCGACCTGTGAGGGTCGTCGGGGAACGGGGAGAACCATGCCACGACACAACTCGCGGCACACCGGGCGGCGCGTCCAGCGGCACAAGGACGCGCCTCCGGGCGTGGACCGGCGGCCCGGCGGCGCGTTCCGCTGCGCGGGCTGCCGGCTGGACGTGCCGCTGACCGCACCGGGCACGGCGCACCGCAACCACTGCCCGCAATGCCTGAGCAGCCGACACGTGGACGGCCGGGTGCCCGGCGACCGCGCGGCCGACTGCGGCGGGCGGATGGAGGCGCTGAGCCTGTCGATCAGACCGGACGGCGAGTGGCTGCTCATCCACCACTGCCTGGTCTGCGGTGAGCTCAGCGCCAACCGCATCGCCGGCGACGACAACCCGCTGGCGCTGCTGAGGATGGCGGTCCGGCCGCTGTCCGACAGCACGATCCCGGTGCGGGCCCTGCTCGCGCTGTGACCCGCGACCCCGGCGTCGACCCCATCCGGTCGACGCCGGGGTCCGGGCGTCAGGCGTGCCCGTCACCACCGGCCATGCCGGGCCGCCCGCCGCGGAACACGACGTCCACGAGCCGCTGCGTCGCCTTCTGGAACGGCACGGCCAGCGACAGCGCGGCGTCGTCCACGTAGTTCAGCGTGGCGGTCAGGGTCTTGCCGCCGTCGGGCGTGCTGTACATCAGCGCCGCGTGCCCGGCCGCGCCGCCGTTGTGGCTGATGATCGTGCGGCCCTGGCCGATGTCCTGCACGAACACACCCAGGCCGTAGCCCATGTCCGGGATGGGCGTCGGGCGGGGCGTGCACATCTCGGCCAGCAGCGGCGCCGGGAGGAGCTTGCCGCTCAGCAGCCCGGAGATGAACGTGTGCAGGTCCTGGGCGGTCGAGATCATGTCGCCGCCGCTGGAGATCCAGGAGGGGTTGTGGCGCGTGACGTCGACGGTCCGCTCCTGCCCGCCGTCCTCGTACCGGTAGTAGGCGCGGGGGTGCGGCTCGGGGACCTCGGTCCCGGTGGTCGGCGCGACGGTGTTGGTCATCCCGAGCGGCCCCAGGACGAGCCGCTGCAACTCCTCGGCCGGCGGGCGGCCGGTGACCTGCTCGACCAGCAGCCGGGCCAGCACGTAGTTGGTGTTGGCGTAGCTCCAGCCCGTGCCCGGCTCGAACCGCGCGGGCTTGGCCAGCGCCAGCCGCGCCAACTCCTCCGGCCGGTAGGTCTTGAACCGGTTGTCCACCCACTCCTTGCCGGCGGTGGTGGCGGGGATCCCCGGCACGAACGTCCCGTCGTCGTAGTACTCGCCGGTGAAGTTGAAGATCCCGCTGGTGTGCTGCAACAGCATCCGCACCGTGATCCGCTCGTCGAGCCCGAACCCCGGCAGGAGGCCGGCCACCGCGTCGTCCAGCCCGAACCTGCCCTCGGCCACCAGTCGCAGCACCAGGGTCGCGACGAACGTCTTGGTGTTGCTGCCGATCCGGACGTGCCCGTCGGTCGGCGGCTGCGCGGTCCCACCCAGCTCGGCGACACCGGCCGCGCCGACCCACACACCCCGCTCGTCCTGCACGCGCAGCGCGACCCCGGTGAGACCGGAATCGACGATCTCCTGGATGACCTGCTGCAACTCGGGGCGGTCCGGCGCGGTGCTCGGGGTGGGCTGGCCCTGGTCGGTGACGGTGGTGGACATGGCCGTGTGCTCCTCGGGATCGGTCGCGAAGGTCGAGTGGGCCGATGAGGGGCGTCGCACCCCATCGGGAGCGGTGCTGGTCATCGGGTGCCCTTCGTCGAGGTCGTTGCGACCACTGTGGCCGGCGGACCGGACACGGGACTGTCACGGCTCTGACACCGACCACGCCGGGGGTGCGGGCGGGTGACAGGGCCGTGTTTCCGCGTGGCCGGGGAGGGGTTGGCCGGGGCTCCGCCCCAGCCGGCGCAGCAGCTCGGCGCGGGTGGCGTGGTAGCCCGCCGGCCGGGGCCCGAGGCGGTCGACGATCGCCGGCGCCACCTCCGGGCCGTCGAGTTCGGCGACGGCGATGGCCCGGTTGAGGGCGACGACCGGTGACGGGTCGAGGCGGACGAGCTGGTCGTAGAGCGCGAGCACCTGCGACCAGTCGGTGTCGCGCATGTCGCGGGCGGAGGTGTGCACGGCGTTGATCGCCGCGAGGACCTGGTAACGCCCCGGAGGCCAGGCGTTCGCGCACCAGCCGATGGCCCTCGGCGATCAGCGCCGCGTCCCACGCACCGCGGTCCTGCTGGTCGAGGGGGACCAGTTCGCCGCCGGCGATCCTGGCGGCGCGGCGGGCCTCGGTGAGCAGCATCAGCGCCAGCAGCCCGGCCACCTCGCCGTTGTCCGGCAGGAGGGCGCGGATCAGGCGGGTGAGCCGGATCGCCTCGGCGGTCAGGTCGTGGCGCACCGGCCCGGTGCCGGGGCCGGTCGCCAGGTAGCCCTCGTTGAACACGAGGAAGAGCACGGCGAGCACACCGGAGACGCGCGCCGGGAGGTCCTCCGCGGACGGCACGCGGTAGGGGATGCGCGCCGCCTTGATCTTGACCTTCGCG
Coding sequences:
- a CDS encoding ATP-binding cassette domain-containing protein, whose amino-acid sequence is MPKRTDTSSPAPHLADSHDMIRVQGSRVNNLKDVSVEIPKRRLTVFTGVSGSGKSSLVFGTIAAESQRMINETYSAFVQGFMPTVARPEVDVLDGLTTVIVVDQQRLGADPRSTVGTATDANAMLRILFSRLGQPHIGPPSAYSFNVASVRASGMITVERGARTKAVKETFNRTGGMCTRCEGRGTVTDLDLTQLYDDSKSLAEGAITIPGWKSDSFWTVRVYAESGFVDPNKPIREYTKKELHDFLHKEPVKVKVDGVNLTYEGLIPKVQKSFLSKDPEALQPHIRAFVDRAVTFTTCPECDGTRLSEAARSSRIGGTSIADACSMQISDLAEWVRGLDEPSVAPLLATLLRTLDSFVEIGLGYLSLDRPAGTLSGGEAQRVKMIRHLGSSLTDVTYVFDEPTVGLHPHDVQRMNNLLLRLRDKGNTVLVVEHKPETIAIADHVVDLGPGAGTAGGAVCFEGTVEGLRAAGTVTGRHLDDRASLKDAVRTPTGALEIRGATAHNLRDVDVDIPLGVLVVVTGVAGSGKSSLVHGSIPAGAGVVSIDQGAIRGSRRSNPATYTGLLDPIRKAFAKANGVKPALFSANSEGACPTCNGAGVIYTDLAMMAGVATVCEDCEGKRFQPAVLEYHLGGRDISEVLAMSVAEAEEFFGSGEARTPAAHAILGRLADVGLGYLSLGQPLTTLSGGERQRLKLATHMGDKGGVYVLDEPTTGLHLADVEQLLGLLDRLVDAGKSVIVVEHHQAVMAHADWIIDLGPGAGHDGGRVVFEGTPADLVAARSTLTGQHLAEYVGE
- a CDS encoding VOC family protein encodes the protein MDITIHSSFLPQDDPDAALAFYRDTLGFEVRNDVGYEGLRWITVGPVGQPDTSIVLHPPAADPGITEDERRTITEMMAKGTFAGVNLATKDLEGVFDRLQAGGAEVVQEPTDQPYGVRDCAFRDPAGNLIRIQQLS
- a CDS encoding helix-turn-helix transcriptional regulator, with protein sequence MTSKPAAAHRLGDLARLRRVRDRIDREYAQPLDVEALARGVNMSAGHLSRQFRRAYGESPYGYLMTRRIERAMALLRRGDLSVTEVCFAVGCSSLGTFSTRFTELVGVPPSTYRDQAAGATAGMPSCVSKQVTRPIRNREATLRRPT
- a CDS encoding trypsin-like serine protease, which translates into the protein MRTTGVLVTAITAGALLTAPAAHPVGGPGDASAAFPFTAEFSIGRPETGGRACSGALVAPQWVVTAVSCFADDPVRPGTAPKQPTTATIGRTVLDQPGEHVVDVTTVVPRGGLVAVTSRSSQAGGLSETSTRHNGTQTRTDDIAG
- a CDS encoding RNHCP domain-containing protein — translated: MSNTDKNSNPSHSGVRTETFACVWCGLTVAAAAPDGRRRNHCPSCLHSRHVHDHVEDGPSECQARMAPISIAVLRNGDWKVIHRCTRCDELTANRVHGDDNQLILMRLAVRPLAQPPFPLEVFGDL
- a CDS encoding RNHCP domain-containing protein is translated as MPRHNSRHTGRRVQRHKDAPPGVDRRPGGAFRCAGCRLDVPLTAPGTAHRNHCPQCLSSRHVDGRVPGDRAADCGGRMEALSLSIRPDGEWLLIHHCLVCGELSANRIAGDDNPLALLRMAVRPLSDSTIPVRALLAL
- a CDS encoding serine hydrolase domain-containing protein; protein product: MSTTVTDQGQPTPSTAPDRPELQQVIQEIVDSGLTGVALRVQDERGVWVGAAGVAELGGTAQPPTDGHVRIGSNTKTFVATLVLRLVAEGRFGLDDAVAGLLPGFGLDERITVRMLLQHTSGIFNFTGEYYDDGTFVPGIPATTAGKEWVDNRFKTYRPEELARLALAKPARFEPGTGWSYANTNYVLARLLVEQVTGRPPAEELQRLVLGPLGMTNTVAPTTGTEVPEPHPRAYYRYEDGGQERTVDVTRHNPSWISSGGDMISTAQDLHTFISGLLSGKLLPAPLLAEMCTPRPTPIPDMGYGLGVFVQDIGQGRTIISHNGGAAGHAALMYSTPDGGKTLTATLNYVDDAALSLAVPFQKATQRLVDVVFRGGRPGMAGGDGHA